A section of the Burkholderia mallei ATCC 23344 genome encodes:
- the fliT gene encoding flagellar protein FliT, whose amino-acid sequence MEKPEMDQMSLIEHVLSITREIDHAVQMADWTEATRLTEERSPYLMSITAEQTPASLALVRQLQAIDTALLANAKAAQAELQVEYRTAMDRLSQAGAYQAAAQL is encoded by the coding sequence ATGGAGAAGCCTGAAATGGATCAGATGTCGTTGATCGAACACGTGCTGTCGATCACCCGCGAAATCGATCACGCGGTGCAGATGGCCGACTGGACCGAAGCCACGCGCCTGACCGAAGAGCGCTCGCCGTATCTGATGTCGATCACGGCCGAGCAGACGCCCGCGTCGCTCGCGCTCGTGCGCCAGCTCCAGGCGATCGACACGGCGCTTCTCGCGAACGCGAAGGCGGCGCAAGCCGAACTGCAGGTCGAATACCGCACCGCGATGGACCGCTTGAGCCAGGCGGGCGCTTATCAGGCCGCCGCGCAGCTCTGA
- the flhD gene encoding flagellar transcriptional regulator FlhD, producing the protein MSATSEMLAEINEVNLSYLLLAQRLLREDKAMGMFRMGISEELADVLVNLTLAQTVKLAASNQMLCRFRFDDHALLSSLADKGRSSAVSHAHSAILMAGQPVESLR; encoded by the coding sequence ATGAGCGCAACCAGCGAAATGCTCGCCGAGATCAACGAAGTCAACCTGTCTTACCTGCTGCTCGCGCAACGGCTGCTGCGCGAGGACAAGGCCATGGGCATGTTCCGCATGGGGATTTCGGAGGAACTCGCCGATGTGCTCGTGAACCTCACGCTCGCCCAGACGGTCAAGCTCGCCGCGTCGAACCAGATGCTCTGCCGCTTCCGCTTCGACGATCACGCGCTGCTGTCGTCGCTCGCCGACAAGGGCCGCAGCTCCGCCGTCTCGCACGCGCATTCGGCGATCCTGATGGCGGGACAGCCGGTCGAAAGCCTCCGCTGA
- the fliD gene encoding flagellar filament capping protein FliD, with the protein MSTPVTSTTQQQTNSALQQAAQSIISGSTGNSSMDVNSLVTALVNAKTAGQSAALSTSIATDQTTLSALGTLKAALTALQAGIGSLSDGTLTQKFTATATGTGLTATTGAGAVAGSYSVAVTQIATSQTLSSGAFNATQQLGTGTLTLSVGGKSTSISIDSTNNTLSGITAAINSASNNPGVTATIVTGTDGAHLVLRSASTGAANVINVGVSNLSGDNGLSSLAVTSTASTTGGQSTIRSGGSVAWSQSTSAQDAEFTVGGIAASSASNAVSGAIAGVTLNLTQAAVGATQTLNVTTDTTAQATAITNVVNLYNTVITTMSSLSSLSGAGTSSQSAGPLLGDSTLNMIRNSLARVVGAGVTTGGSTTSLASIGIKFADGSSSSQTDGALTIDTAKLNAALQNSPSTVAALFNSTNGIGAQLNTTIQNYVQTGGVFDTRSNALNQDLKSLAQQQTRLASYASQLTSQYNAQFTALNTLMAQMNSNSNYLTQLFGGSNSSGAMANNK; encoded by the coding sequence ATGTCCACGCCCGTCACCAGCACGACGCAGCAGCAAACCAACTCGGCGCTGCAGCAAGCAGCGCAGTCGATCATCAGCGGCTCGACGGGCAATTCGTCGATGGACGTCAACTCGCTCGTCACCGCGCTCGTCAACGCGAAGACGGCCGGCCAGAGCGCGGCGCTGTCGACTTCGATCGCGACCGACCAGACGACGCTTTCCGCGCTCGGCACGCTGAAAGCCGCGCTCACCGCGCTGCAAGCGGGGATCGGCTCGCTCAGCGACGGCACGCTGACCCAGAAATTCACCGCCACGGCAACGGGCACCGGGCTCACCGCGACGACGGGCGCGGGTGCGGTGGCCGGCAGCTACTCGGTCGCCGTCACGCAGATCGCCACGTCGCAGACGCTGTCTTCCGGCGCATTCAATGCGACGCAGCAGCTCGGCACCGGCACGCTGACGCTGAGCGTCGGCGGCAAATCGACGTCGATCTCGATCGATTCGACGAACAACACGCTTTCCGGCATCACCGCCGCGATCAACTCCGCGTCGAACAACCCCGGCGTGACGGCGACGATCGTCACGGGCACCGACGGCGCGCACCTCGTGCTGCGCTCGGCAAGCACGGGCGCGGCCAACGTGATCAACGTCGGCGTGAGCAACCTGTCCGGCGACAACGGGCTGTCGAGCCTCGCCGTCACGTCGACGGCGAGCACGACGGGCGGCCAGTCGACGATCCGCTCGGGCGGCAGCGTCGCATGGTCGCAAAGCACCTCCGCTCAGGACGCCGAATTCACGGTGGGCGGCATCGCCGCGTCGAGCGCGAGCAATGCGGTGTCGGGCGCGATCGCCGGCGTCACGCTGAACCTCACGCAAGCCGCCGTCGGCGCCACGCAGACGCTGAACGTGACCACCGACACCACCGCGCAGGCCACCGCGATCACGAACGTCGTCAACCTGTACAACACGGTGATCACGACGATGTCGTCGCTGTCGTCGCTATCCGGCGCGGGCACCAGCTCGCAAAGCGCGGGGCCGCTCCTCGGCGACTCCACGCTCAACATGATCCGCAACTCGCTCGCGCGCGTGGTGGGCGCGGGCGTGACGACGGGCGGCTCGACCACGTCGCTCGCGTCGATCGGCATCAAGTTCGCCGACGGCTCGTCGTCGTCGCAGACGGACGGCGCACTGACCATCGATACGGCCAAGCTCAACGCCGCGCTGCAAAACAGCCCGTCGACCGTCGCCGCGCTCTTCAATTCGACGAACGGCATCGGCGCGCAGCTGAACACCACGATCCAGAACTATGTGCAGACGGGCGGCGTCTTCGATACGCGCTCGAACGCGCTGAACCAGGACCTGAAGAGCCTCGCGCAGCAGCAGACGCGGCTCGCGTCGTACGCGTCGCAACTCACGTCGCAATACAACGCGCAGTTCACCGCGCTCAACACGCTGATGGCGCAGATGAACAGCAACTCGAACTACCTGACGCAGCTGTTCGGCGGCAGCAACAGCTCGGGCGCGATGGCGAACAACAAGTAA
- the flhC gene encoding flagellar transcriptional regulator FlhC, which yields MASKSVVVEVKEITLAIELIELGARLQLLEAETNLSRDRLIKLYKELKGVSPPKGMLPFSTDWFMTWQPNIHSSLFYNIYRFMREHGGCDSIQSIVKAYRLYLEHVGLSDDEAVLSLTRAWTLVRFFDSGMLQMTPCTRCGGHFVAHAHDPHHGYVCGLCQPPSRAGKTRKAAAQGDQAAIAA from the coding sequence ATGGCATCCAAGAGCGTAGTGGTCGAGGTCAAGGAGATCACCCTGGCGATCGAGCTGATCGAGCTGGGTGCACGGCTGCAACTGCTCGAAGCCGAGACGAACCTGTCGCGCGATCGCCTGATCAAGCTCTACAAGGAATTGAAGGGCGTGTCGCCGCCGAAGGGGATGCTGCCGTTTTCGACCGACTGGTTCATGACGTGGCAGCCGAACATTCATTCGTCGCTGTTCTATAACATCTACCGTTTCATGCGCGAGCACGGCGGCTGCGATTCGATCCAGTCGATCGTCAAGGCGTACCGGCTGTATCTCGAGCACGTCGGGCTGTCGGACGACGAGGCGGTGCTGAGCCTCACGCGCGCGTGGACGCTCGTTCGCTTCTTCGATTCCGGCATGCTGCAGATGACGCCGTGCACCCGTTGCGGCGGACACTTCGTCGCACACGCACACGATCCGCACCACGGCTATGTGTGCGGCCTTTGCCAGCCGCCGTCGCGCGCGGGCAAGACCCGCAAGGCCGCCGCGCAGGGCGACCAGGCCGCCATCGCCGCGTAG
- a CDS encoding Cof-type HAD-IIB family hydrolase, giving the protein MYKAIATDLDGTLLNSDHQLDPYTIDTVRRLAGSGVPFVIATGRHYADVAGIRDLLGIRPYLITSNGARVHGPDDTRIHAQDVPADAVRQLVRPELVGTHGRVIVNLFTNDGWLIDRDAPQLLAFHQDSGFRYEIVDMLAHDGADIAKVLYIGEPEDLAVVSGNLARRFGDALYVTYSLPDCLEVMTANVSKGRALRVVLERLGVDPAHCVAFGDNMNDIDLLETAGYPFMMNNANPDLALRLPKVPRIGNNFEAGVARHLRALFALEDSIAH; this is encoded by the coding sequence ATGTATAAAGCCATCGCCACCGATCTCGACGGAACCCTGCTCAATAGCGACCACCAGCTCGATCCTTATACGATCGACACTGTGCGGCGGCTCGCGGGCAGCGGCGTGCCCTTCGTGATCGCGACGGGGCGCCACTATGCGGATGTCGCGGGTATTCGCGACCTGCTCGGCATCCGTCCTTACCTGATCACGTCGAACGGCGCGCGCGTGCACGGGCCGGACGACACGCGGATCCACGCGCAGGACGTGCCCGCCGACGCGGTGCGGCAACTGGTGCGGCCCGAACTCGTCGGCACGCATGGCCGGGTGATCGTCAATCTGTTCACGAACGACGGCTGGCTGATCGATCGCGATGCGCCGCAACTGCTCGCATTCCATCAGGATTCCGGATTTCGCTACGAAATCGTCGATATGCTGGCGCACGACGGCGCGGACATTGCGAAAGTGCTGTACATCGGCGAGCCCGAGGATCTGGCCGTCGTCTCGGGCAATCTCGCGCGCCGGTTCGGCGACGCGCTGTACGTCACGTATTCGCTGCCCGATTGCCTCGAGGTGATGACGGCGAATGTATCGAAGGGGCGCGCGCTGCGCGTCGTGCTCGAGCGGCTCGGCGTCGATCCCGCCCACTGCGTGGCGTTCGGCGACAACATGAACGATATCGACCTGCTCGAGACGGCCGGGTATCCGTTCATGATGAACAACGCGAATCCCGACCTCGCCTTGCGCCTGCCGAAGGTGCCGCGGATCGGCAACAACTTCGAAGCGGGCGTCGCGCGCCATCTGCGCGCGCTGTTCGCGCTCGAGGATTCCATCGCGCACTGA
- the rpsU gene encoding 30S ribosomal protein S21, which yields MTTILLKENEPFEVAIRRFRRAIEKNGLIAELRERQAYEKPTAVRKRKKAAAVKRLHKRLRSQMLPKKLH from the coding sequence ATGACGACGATTCTTTTGAAAGAAAACGAGCCGTTCGAAGTGGCGATTCGCCGCTTCCGCCGCGCGATCGAGAAGAACGGCCTGATCGCCGAGCTGCGCGAGCGCCAGGCATACGAGAAGCCGACCGCCGTTCGCAAGCGCAAGAAGGCGGCTGCGGTGAAGCGCCTGCACAAGCGCCTGCGCAGCCAGATGCTGCCGAAGAAGCTCCACTAA
- a CDS encoding flagellin — protein MLGINSNINSLVAQQNLNGSQGALSQAITRLSSGKRINSAADDAAGLAIATRMQTQINGLNQGVSNANDGVSILQTASSGLTSLTNSLQRIRQLAVQASNGPLSASDASALQQEVAQQISEVNRIASQTNYNGKNILDGSAGTLSFQVGANVGQTVSVDLTQSMSAAKIGGGMVQTGQTLGTIKVAIDSSGAAWSSGSTGQETTQINVVSDGKGGFTFTDQNNQALSSTAVTAVFGSSTAGTGTAASPSFQTLALSTSATSALSATDQANATAMVAQINAVNKPQTVSNLDISTQTGAYQAMVSIDNALATVNNLQATLGAAQNRFTAIATTQQAGSNNLAQAQSQIQSADFAQETANLSRAQVLQQAGISVLAQANSLPQQVLKLLQ, from the coding sequence ATGCTCGGAATCAACAGCAACATTAACTCGTTGGTCGCTCAACAGAACCTCAACGGCTCGCAAGGCGCCCTGTCCCAAGCGATCACCCGCCTGTCGTCGGGCAAGCGCATCAACAGCGCGGCGGACGATGCGGCCGGCCTCGCGATCGCCACCCGGATGCAAACGCAGATCAACGGCCTGAACCAGGGCGTGTCGAACGCGAACGACGGCGTGTCGATCCTGCAAACGGCATCGAGCGGCCTGACCTCGCTCACCAACAGCCTGCAGCGTATCCGCCAGCTCGCCGTGCAGGCCTCGAACGGCCCGCTGAGCGCGAGCGACGCGTCGGCGCTGCAACAGGAAGTCGCGCAGCAGATCTCGGAAGTGAACCGTATCGCTTCGCAGACGAACTACAACGGCAAGAACATCCTCGACGGCTCGGCAGGCACGCTGAGCTTCCAGGTCGGCGCGAACGTCGGCCAGACGGTCTCCGTCGACCTCACGCAAAGCATGTCGGCGGCGAAGATCGGCGGCGGCATGGTTCAGACGGGCCAGACGCTCGGCACGATCAAGGTGGCGATCGACTCGAGCGGCGCGGCCTGGTCGTCGGGCAGCACCGGCCAGGAGACGACGCAGATCAACGTCGTGTCGGACGGCAAGGGCGGCTTCACGTTCACCGATCAGAACAACCAGGCGCTGTCGTCGACGGCCGTGACCGCCGTGTTCGGCTCGTCGACCGCCGGCACGGGCACGGCGGCCTCGCCGTCGTTCCAGACGCTGGCGCTGTCGACTTCGGCAACCAGCGCGCTGTCCGCGACCGACCAGGCGAACGCCACGGCGATGGTTGCGCAGATCAACGCGGTCAACAAGCCGCAAACGGTCTCGAACCTCGACATCAGCACGCAGACGGGCGCGTACCAGGCGATGGTATCGATCGACAACGCACTCGCGACGGTCAACAATCTGCAGGCAACGCTCGGCGCGGCGCAAAACCGCTTCACCGCGATCGCGACGACGCAGCAAGCCGGCTCGAACAACCTCGCGCAGGCGCAATCGCAAATCCAGAGCGCGGACTTTGCTCAGGAAACCGCGAACCTGTCGCGCGCGCAAGTGCTCCAGCAAGCCGGCATCTCGGTGCTCGCGCAAGCGAACTCGCTGCCGCAGCAAGTGCTGAAGCTCCTGCAATAA
- a CDS encoding H-NS histone family protein produces the protein MSQYAKIKAQIVELQAQAEEVRRQEIAAVVAELQGKIAEYGLTAQDLGFAERARRGRPPKKGPLPAKYRDPKSGNTWSGRGKPPHWIVGKNRERFLIG, from the coding sequence ATGTCTCAATACGCGAAAATCAAGGCGCAGATCGTGGAGCTGCAAGCCCAGGCCGAAGAAGTACGTCGTCAGGAAATCGCGGCCGTGGTCGCCGAGTTGCAAGGCAAGATCGCCGAGTACGGGCTCACGGCGCAGGACTTGGGGTTCGCCGAGCGGGCGCGGCGCGGCCGGCCGCCGAAGAAGGGCCCGCTGCCCGCCAAGTACCGCGATCCGAAATCCGGCAACACGTGGAGCGGCCGCGGCAAGCCCCCGCATTGGATCGTCGGCAAAAACCGCGAGCGCTTTTTGATCGGCTGA
- a CDS encoding BadF/BadG/BcrA/BcrD ATPase family protein, translating to MGNDIFLIGIDGGGTGTRAVLADARGRELAQGSAGPSGLALGIEAAWRSIEAASAEACARAGVAFDWRHCVLGCGLAGVNHRAWLNAFRASAPLAALAIESDAYTTVVGAHGGAPGVIVALGTGSIAAALDASGACRIAGGYGFPSGDEASGAWLGLRALSYAQQALDGRAPLDALARALVAHTGAPDRDALIVWSCEANQTAYAQLAPIVLAHRDHPAAAHWIEQAGIEIGRMIDALDPAAALPVALCGGLAQALASAVPEPHGARLVAPQADSAHGALRLAEREAARLGLTAPR from the coding sequence ATGGGCAACGACATTTTTCTGATCGGCATCGACGGCGGCGGCACCGGCACGCGCGCGGTGCTTGCCGATGCGCGCGGGCGCGAGCTCGCGCAGGGCAGCGCGGGGCCGTCCGGGCTCGCGCTCGGCATCGAGGCGGCGTGGCGCTCGATCGAGGCCGCCAGCGCGGAGGCTTGCGCGCGCGCCGGCGTCGCGTTCGACTGGCGGCATTGCGTGCTCGGCTGCGGGCTCGCCGGCGTGAACCATCGCGCGTGGCTGAATGCGTTCCGGGCGAGCGCGCCGCTGGCCGCGCTGGCGATCGAGAGCGATGCGTATACGACTGTCGTCGGCGCGCACGGCGGTGCGCCGGGCGTGATCGTCGCGCTCGGCACGGGCAGCATCGCGGCCGCGCTCGACGCGTCGGGCGCGTGCCGGATCGCGGGCGGATACGGTTTTCCGTCCGGCGACGAGGCGAGCGGCGCGTGGCTCGGCCTACGCGCGCTGTCCTACGCGCAGCAAGCGCTCGACGGCCGGGCGCCGCTCGACGCGCTGGCCCGCGCGCTCGTCGCGCACACGGGCGCGCCCGACCGCGACGCGCTCATCGTCTGGTCGTGCGAAGCGAATCAAACCGCGTATGCGCAGCTTGCGCCGATCGTGCTCGCCCATCGCGACCATCCGGCGGCCGCGCACTGGATCGAGCAGGCGGGCATCGAGATTGGCCGAATGATCGACGCGCTCGATCCGGCGGCGGCGCTGCCCGTCGCGTTATGCGGCGGGCTGGCGCAGGCGCTCGCGAGCGCGGTGCCCGAGCCGCATGGCGCGCGGCTCGTCGCGCCGCAAGCCGATTCCGCGCACGGCGCGCTGCGGCTCGCCGAGCGGGAGGCGGCGCGGCTCGGGCTCACGGCGCCGCGCTGA
- the aqpZ gene encoding aquaporin Z, whose amino-acid sequence MKLPQRLAAEVFGTFWLVLGGCGSAVLAAAFPGLGIGFAGVALAFGLTVLTMAFAIGHVSGCHLNPAVSVGLTVAGRFPARDLVPYVIAQVIGATLGAFVLYLIATGKPGFDVAGSGFATNGYDARSPGHYSLAAAFICEVVLTGFFLFVILGSTDKRAPAGFAPIAIGLCLTLIHLISIPVTNTSVNPARSTGPALFVGGEAIGQLWLFWVAPIIGAAIAGVVYPLVAGRDES is encoded by the coding sequence ATGAAATTACCTCAGCGTCTCGCAGCGGAAGTGTTCGGCACGTTCTGGCTCGTCCTCGGCGGCTGTGGCAGCGCCGTCCTGGCGGCCGCCTTTCCGGGCCTGGGCATCGGCTTTGCCGGCGTCGCATTGGCGTTCGGCCTGACCGTTCTGACGATGGCGTTCGCCATCGGCCATGTCTCCGGATGCCACCTGAACCCGGCCGTGAGCGTCGGCCTGACGGTGGCGGGACGTTTCCCGGCCCGCGATCTCGTGCCGTACGTCATCGCGCAGGTCATCGGCGCCACGCTCGGCGCGTTCGTGCTCTATCTGATCGCGACCGGCAAGCCGGGCTTCGACGTCGCCGGCAGCGGCTTCGCGACGAACGGCTATGACGCGCGCTCGCCCGGCCATTACTCGCTCGCCGCCGCATTCATCTGCGAAGTCGTGCTGACGGGCTTCTTCCTGTTCGTGATCCTCGGCTCGACCGACAAGCGCGCGCCGGCCGGCTTCGCGCCGATCGCGATCGGCCTGTGCCTCACGCTGATCCACCTGATCTCGATCCCGGTGACGAACACGTCGGTGAACCCGGCGCGCTCGACGGGCCCGGCGCTGTTCGTCGGGGGCGAGGCGATCGGCCAGCTGTGGCTGTTCTGGGTGGCGCCCATCATCGGCGCGGCGATCGCGGGGGTCGTCTACCCGCTCGTCGCGGGACGCGACGAAAGCTGA
- a CDS encoding DNA-3-methyladenine glycosylase I, which yields MPKQGRCSWVKTEADAHYHDTEWGVPSRNDRHLFEMLVLEGAQAGLSWSTILNKRAGYRAAFAGFDIDEVARFTPKRIDELMLDASIVRNRAKIEAAVANARAVQQIRAEHGSLAAFLWSFVDHSPLQNAWASYRDAPASTERSDALSQALKRYGCKFVGSTICYALMQATGMVNDHESTCPCHARCAALGEKARRRKRPAA from the coding sequence ATGCCAAAGCAGGGACGCTGCAGTTGGGTGAAAACCGAAGCGGACGCTCACTATCACGATACCGAGTGGGGTGTGCCGTCGCGCAACGACCGGCATCTATTCGAAATGCTCGTACTCGAAGGCGCGCAGGCCGGCCTGTCGTGGTCGACGATCTTGAACAAGCGCGCCGGCTACCGCGCGGCGTTCGCCGGCTTCGATATCGACGAGGTCGCCCGGTTCACGCCGAAGCGGATCGACGAGCTGATGCTCGATGCGAGCATCGTGCGCAATCGCGCGAAGATCGAAGCCGCCGTTGCGAACGCGCGCGCGGTCCAGCAGATTCGCGCGGAACACGGCTCGCTCGCCGCGTTCCTGTGGTCGTTCGTCGATCATTCGCCGCTGCAGAACGCGTGGGCGTCGTATCGCGACGCGCCTGCGTCGACCGAGCGTTCGGACGCGCTCAGCCAGGCGCTCAAGCGCTACGGCTGCAAGTTCGTCGGCTCGACGATCTGCTATGCGTTGATGCAGGCGACGGGCATGGTCAACGACCACGAAAGTACCTGCCCGTGCCATGCGCGCTGTGCGGCGCTGGGCGAAAAGGCCCGCCGAAGGAAGAGGCCGGCGGCCTGA
- a CDS encoding glycosyltransferase family 4 protein, with protein MRIAQIAPLYEAVPPKLYGGTERVVSYLTEALVEMGHDVTLFASGDSVTSARLEAAWPRALRLDPSIRDAMAPHMRLLEQVARAAHTFDILHFHLDYLPFPLLSRLDAPFVTTLHGRLDLPELQPVFDAFPNAPVVSISDSQRTPLPQAGWAGTVYHGLPDTLLTPQAGRKPEYLAFLGRICPEKRVDTAIRIAAQSGLPLKIAAKVDKVDEDYFKAEIEPLLDSAHVEFIGEINEAQKPAFLSGAKALLFPIDWPEPFGLVMIEAMACGTPIVAFNRGSVPEVIDDGLTSFIVEDVQGAVGALHRIDELSRDAIRAQFEQRFSSHAMARRYIDIYETLRGATKQPQWQRVAAG; from the coding sequence ATGCGCATCGCCCAAATCGCCCCGCTCTACGAAGCCGTCCCGCCCAAACTCTACGGGGGCACCGAGCGGGTCGTGTCCTACCTGACCGAGGCGCTCGTCGAAATGGGGCACGACGTCACGCTGTTCGCAAGCGGGGATTCCGTCACGTCGGCGCGGCTGGAAGCCGCATGGCCGCGCGCGCTGCGCCTCGATCCGTCGATCCGCGACGCGATGGCGCCCCATATGCGCTTGCTCGAGCAGGTCGCACGGGCCGCGCACACGTTCGACATCCTGCACTTCCACCTCGACTACCTGCCGTTCCCACTGCTGTCGCGCCTTGACGCGCCGTTCGTCACGACGCTGCACGGCCGCCTCGATCTGCCGGAGCTGCAGCCCGTGTTCGACGCGTTCCCGAACGCGCCCGTCGTGTCGATCTCGGATTCGCAGCGCACGCCGCTGCCGCAAGCCGGATGGGCCGGCACCGTCTACCACGGGCTGCCTGACACGCTGCTCACGCCGCAAGCCGGCCGCAAGCCTGAATATCTCGCGTTTCTCGGCCGCATCTGCCCGGAAAAACGCGTCGACACCGCAATCCGGATCGCCGCGCAAAGCGGCCTGCCGCTGAAGATTGCTGCGAAAGTCGACAAGGTCGACGAGGATTATTTCAAGGCCGAGATCGAACCGCTGCTCGATTCCGCGCACGTCGAGTTCATCGGCGAGATCAACGAAGCGCAGAAGCCCGCCTTCCTGTCGGGCGCGAAGGCGCTGCTGTTTCCGATCGATTGGCCCGAGCCGTTCGGCCTCGTGATGATCGAGGCGATGGCATGCGGCACGCCCATCGTCGCGTTCAACCGCGGCTCCGTGCCGGAAGTCATCGATGACGGCCTGACGAGCTTCATCGTCGAGGACGTACAGGGCGCGGTGGGCGCGCTGCACCGGATCGACGAATTGTCACGCGATGCAATTCGTGCGCAATTCGAGCAACGTTTCAGCTCGCATGCAATGGCGCGGCGCTATATCGACATCTATGAAACGCTGCGCGGCGCAACCAAGCAACCGCAATGGCAGCGCGTAGCGGCGGGTTAA